DNA sequence from the Methanolobus sp. ZRKC5 genome:
CAAACTTCTCAAGCTTAGTGTTAAGCCGTTTCATCTTCTTCACTACTTCAGGCCTATCCGCAGAACAATCCATATTTTGAATGGCATCCTCGAACTCTTTCCTGAACCTTTGGTCAAAATCCCGGAACTTATCCCCAAAATGCATATATTTCTTGTAATTTGGAGGATGGTGCTTCATATCCATAAGCTCATTCCCGAACAGGTCCGTAACATGCATGTTCAGGTCAAATGAAATGAAATCTCTTTCAATACAGGTCTTCTCCTGCTCATCACAATAGCCTGTCCGTACTACCCATACATTGTTTCTGTGTTCGTGTACCATATCTCTCACCATAACGGATAATATTAGATAATAGTTAGATATATCTAATAGAATGTGTTTTGTGATAAGCATATTGAACCATAGGCAAAAGACCTACGGGTGCAACATCACCCTGTGAAAAACCCTCATCTTATCAACCTAACAACCAGACATGAAACCTGAAGACTCATATGATATTATCGTTGTGGGAGCAGGACCAGCCGGCTCCACAGCAGCCATGTACGCAGCCCAAAAAGACCTGTCCGTACTTCTGGTGGAAAAGAAGAAGGACATAGGAGTACCACTGCAATGCGGAGGTTTTCTTCCCCATTATCCCATCCTGCAGGAACTCGTACCAAATGCAGAACTGCCTGTAACCCTTGAAGAGATTCCTGCAAACTGTATACATGCAACAGCCTCATACCAGCGCTTTATTGCCCCAAATGGCATATCCAAAGGTTTTGATGTGGATGCCGATGCCATTGACAGAAGACGCTTTGACAAACACCTGGCAAAAGAAGCAGGCAAAGCAGGCGCACATTTACTGATTGGGACGAACGTCACCGAAGTAGATGGCACAAAACTCTTCATGGACGGAGCATTCGGTGAATTCGAAGTAGAAAGCAAGGTACTCATAGGAGCCGACGGCCCCAATTCCATCGTAGCAAAAGCAAACAATATGCTACGTGACAATGACCCCATGGGAACCGGTATAGCCTTTGAGTATGAACTTGGCGGCGTAGACGTTGACAGGGACGCCGTAGAAATGTACTTTGGCAAAGATTACGTTCCCGGCGGATACGCATGGATAATATCCCAGGGTGGAGACACTGCAAACATTGGTGTCGGAATCAGGGAAGCACTCTTCGAACAACATCTCTGTGCCAGGGACTACCTCGAACGTTTCATGTATAAACACCCCATTGCCAGCGAAAAACTAAGTGGAGCATCCATCACTTCGGTTGTAGCAGGACTTGTTCCTGTTGGCGGAGCACCGAAAGTAACTGCAAATCATAACACGCTCCTTGCAGGAGATGCTGCAGGACATATAATCGCAACCAATGGCGGCGGTATATCCACAGCAATGGTAGGAGGAAAACTTGCAGGTGAGACTGCTGCTGACTTCCTTGCAGGCAAATGCCAGCTTCAGGAATACGAAACACGATGGCGCCAGCAGATAGGACTTGAGATAAAGACCGCAGTCTATGTTCGCAAACTCATGGACAGGCTAATGCTTTCCGACAGGCTTATGTCCACAGCCATCAAAATGATAAGTCCTGAGCAGATGAAAGCAATCCAGTGTGGACAGCTTCCTGAACCTGTCAGGAAGACATTATTAAAGCTGAACGTGGGACTCAGTTAAATGCACATCTTCGTATACGGCACTCTTAAAAAAGGAAGTTCGAACCACCAGTTACTGAATGGTTCCGAATATATCTGCACAACAAGGACAACGGAAAAATACACCATGATCGATCTCGGACGTTTCCCGGGTGTTCTGATGGATGAAAAAACATCACGATCAAATTCACCCATATACGGAGAAGTCTATGAAATCACCCCACAAACCCTTGAAATTCTGGATCATTATGAAGGTGAATGGTACTTCAGGGAAGAAGTGGAACTTGAAACTGGCATCAAATCACTAATGTATTTCCTCAAAAAAATGCCTGCGATCAACTACGAAATAATTCCGAATGGGAACTGGACAAAATAAAAGTAACAGGAGAACACAAATGCCAGACACTGACAACAGTATTCCTATGCTCAAGGATACAATTACTTATGAAGCATATGGCAACCTCTATCTCAACATAACAAACCAGTGCAGTGCAAATTGTGTTTTTTGCATCCGGGAAACCTGCGACGGGGTTTATGGTTACAACCTTCGCCTTTCAAGAGAACCCTCTGAAGACGAGATCATAAAAGAGCTTGAAAGTCTTGACCTTACAAAGTATAATGAAGTTGTTTTTACAGGGTTTGGCGAGCCGACATGTAGATTTGATACAGTGATTCACATAACCAGCTGGCTACACAAAAAAGGAAAACATGTCAGACTGGATACAAACGGCCATGCAGCACTCATGCAGCCTGGAAGGGATGTTGTCACTGAATTGAAAGAAGCAGGCCTTGATGCGGTTTCTGTGAGTCTCAATGCTGAATCGGAAGAGAAATATAATCAATTGTGTAAACCTGAATTTGAAGGTTCATACCAAGCACTCCTTGACTTTGCAAAAAAAGCAATTGATGCCGGGATCAAGACCCGTATGACCGTTGTCACCCAACCGGACATTGACATCAAGGAATGTGAAAGAATAGCAACTGATATGGGTGCTTCTTTCAGGGCAAGATAAGATTCAAATATTAGAAATGTTTGAACAGGTCATCTCTTTTTACACTATGCAATCTCTGCCTGATAAGTGACTTCAGGGATTTGATATCACCTTTTTTAGCACAGATAGGAGCCACCATATCGATCCACTGCTTCCAGGGTGGCAGCATTTCGAGTTTATCGCATATCCCATCCAGAGTTGCATCAAGCTCATTATCCCCTATCTTGTCAGTCTTATTGACCGCCAGGATAATATCAATATCCAGCTCCTTGAACAGCTCAAATATTTCGATATCGATAGGGATTTCATTCCGATCTTCCCATCGCTGTACAATATCAAGGAAAGTCGCACCGTCAATGACCAGTACAGCAATACTTACTCTTTCTGCATTAGTCTCAATATAACGCACGATCTGATCTTTCACAATATCCTGCTTACGGTCCTTCACACCGCTCATGAACCCAAACCCGGGCAGGTCTGTGAGCAGCAGGTCAGAATAGCGTATATGAGTAGGTTTCAGAGTGACACCCGGGCGTTTGCCCACCTTGACGTTCTTTCCTGTTATCTGCTTTAGAACGGAAGATTTACCTACATTTGACCTTCCCGCAAAGAGTATCTCAAAATTAATACCTTCAAAATCATCTAGTTTTTTTGCCATTTTAATCCACTTTAACCTTACGTTTTTCATTTCCGATGGCCTTATCGAACTCACGGAGGAATACTTCAAAAGATTCCTTAGGTATTCTCGCACCAGCAGCAGCAGCATGACCGCCGCCACTACCACCGAATCGTGGGGCTATCCGACGCAAGAGCATGTTCAAATCCACTGTATCCCGCGAGCGCAGACTCATATCATATGCATGTCGTTTATGCCTGTACTCAGCTGAAATGCCCACATCCTTTCTTCCATAAGAAGCAGCGTATATAGCAGACTTTGACATATAACCATTAGGGTCCACCACATATGCCAGATTCTCAAGCGCCTTTACCTC
Encoded proteins:
- a CDS encoding geranylgeranyl reductase family protein, with translation MKPEDSYDIIVVGAGPAGSTAAMYAAQKDLSVLLVEKKKDIGVPLQCGGFLPHYPILQELVPNAELPVTLEEIPANCIHATASYQRFIAPNGISKGFDVDADAIDRRRFDKHLAKEAGKAGAHLLIGTNVTEVDGTKLFMDGAFGEFEVESKVLIGADGPNSIVAKANNMLRDNDPMGTGIAFEYELGGVDVDRDAVEMYFGKDYVPGGYAWIISQGGDTANIGVGIREALFEQHLCARDYLERFMYKHPIASEKLSGASITSVVAGLVPVGGAPKVTANHNTLLAGDAAGHIIATNGGGISTAMVGGKLAGETAADFLAGKCQLQEYETRWRQQIGLEIKTAVYVRKLMDRLMLSDRLMSTAIKMISPEQMKAIQCGQLPEPVRKTLLKLNVGLS
- a CDS encoding gamma-glutamylcyclotransferase family protein; amino-acid sequence: MHIFVYGTLKKGSSNHQLLNGSEYICTTRTTEKYTMIDLGRFPGVLMDEKTSRSNSPIYGEVYEITPQTLEILDHYEGEWYFREEVELETGIKSLMYFLKKMPAINYEIIPNGNWTK
- a CDS encoding TatD family nuclease-associated radical SAM protein; the encoded protein is MPDTDNSIPMLKDTITYEAYGNLYLNITNQCSANCVFCIRETCDGVYGYNLRLSREPSEDEIIKELESLDLTKYNEVVFTGFGEPTCRFDTVIHITSWLHKKGKHVRLDTNGHAALMQPGRDVVTELKEAGLDAVSVSLNAESEEKYNQLCKPEFEGSYQALLDFAKKAIDAGIKTRMTVVTQPDIDIKECERIATDMGASFRAR
- the engB gene encoding GTP-binding protein EngB, which produces MAKKLDDFEGINFEILFAGRSNVGKSSVLKQITGKNVKVGKRPGVTLKPTHIRYSDLLLTDLPGFGFMSGVKDRKQDIVKDQIVRYIETNAERVSIAVLVIDGATFLDIVQRWEDRNEIPIDIEIFELFKELDIDIILAVNKTDKIGDNELDATLDGICDKLEMLPPWKQWIDMVAPICAKKGDIKSLKSLIRQRLHSVKRDDLFKHF